A genomic region of Ochotona princeps isolate mOchPri1 chromosome 17, mOchPri1.hap1, whole genome shotgun sequence contains the following coding sequences:
- the BORCS6 gene encoding BLOC-1-related complex subunit 6, whose amino-acid sequence MESPRGRPAPDSDLVALPVPQPQAARCRGGPGRPSSEPPSGLLRVSGEEEAEDRAGASRSLRASSSQTCSGGVQRPPREEDEPGARATPAGPEGRRGAPAEPDPPVSSRRRDPEPPPEDARCRRGGAGGGMEGEQAALEEDDADEEAAAGRPGRSSSSRLQDSRSLDGLSGACGGAEGGAGSGGRRATISSPLELEGTVSRHGDLTHFVANNLQLKIRLSGAPPPPPPPAAAPARSCPAAAPPPAIPPIDPDVLRDLERLSRELGGRVDRLLRGLGGAVQELTALSVGCIQTYRDAVDSLGEAVDMSIKGMYTLLARCEELERALQPVQGLARQVRDIRRTLEVLEALCK is encoded by the coding sequence ATGGAGTCGCCTCGGGGGCGGCCCGCTCCCGACTCGGACCTGGTGGCTCTGCCGGTTCCGCAGCCGCAGGCCGCGCGGTGCCGCGGCGGGCCGGGCCGGCCGTCCTCGGAGCCGCCCTCAGGCCTCCTGCGGGTGTCGGGGGAGGAAGAGGCCGAGGACCGTGCGGGAGCGAGCCGGTCCCTCCGCGCGTCCTCCTCTCAGACTTGCAGCGGCGGCGTCCAGCGGCCGCCCCGGGAGGAGGACGAGCCCGGCGCCCGAGCCACGCCGGCTGGACCCGAGGGCCGCCGGGGGGCGCCAGCAGAGCCCGACCCGCCCGTGTCCTCCCGGCGCCGGGACCCGGAGCCGCCGCCCGAGGACGCGCGCTGCCGTCGAGGGGGCGCGGGAGGCGGCATGGAGGGCGAGCAGGCGGCGCTCGAGGAGGACGACGCTGACGAGGAGGCGGCGGCCGGCAGGCCGGGCCGCTCGTCCTCCAGCCGCCTGCAGGACAGCCGCAGCCTGGACGGGCTGAGCGGGGCGTGCGGCGGCGCCGAGGGCGGCGCGGGCAGCGGCGGCCGCCGGGCCACCATCTCCAGCCCGCTGGAGCTCGAGGGCACGGTGAGCCGACACGGAGACCTCACCCACTTCGTCGCCAACAACCTGCAGCTCAAGATCCGGCTGAGCGgcgccccgccgccgccgccgccccccgccGCAGCCCCGGCGCGCTCCTGCCCGGCGGCCGCCCCGCCTCCCGCCATCCCGCCCATCGACCCCGACGTGCTGCGGGACCTGGAGAGGCTGAGTCGGGAGCTGGGCGGCCGCGTGGACCGACTGCTCCGCGGGCTGGGCGGCGCGGTGCAGGAGCTGACGGCTCTGAGCGTGGGCTGCATCCAGACCTACCGCGACGCCGTGGACTCGTTAGGCGAGGCCGTGGACATGAGCATCAAGGGCATGTACACCCTGCTGGCGCGCTGCGAGGAGCTGGAGCGGGCGCTGCAGCCCGTGCAGGGGCTGGCGCGCCAGGTGCGGGATATCCGACGCACGCTGGAGGTGTTGGAGGCGCTGTGCAAGTGA
- the TMEM107 gene encoding transmembrane protein 107: MSRISGLVPSRFLTLLAHLVVVITLFWSRDSNVQACLPLRFTREEYEKRDLELLAALSVTLGLFAVELAGFLSGVSMFNSTQSLISVGAHCSASVALSFFIFERWECTTYWYIFVFCSALPAVTEVALFIAVFGLKKKPF, encoded by the exons ATGAGCCGGATCTCGGGGCTCGTGCCTTCCCGCTTCCTGACTCTGCTGGCCCATCTGGTGGTGGTCATCACCTTGTTCTGGTCCCGG GACAGCAACGTCCAGGCCTGCCTGCCCCTCAGGTTCACCCGCGAGGAGTACGAGAAGCGGGACTTGGA GCTGCTGGCCGCCCTCTCGGTCACGCTGGGCCTCTTCGCGGTGGAGCTGGCCGGTTTCCTCTCAGGAGTCTCCATGTTCAACAGCACCCAGAGCCTCATCT CCGTCGGCGCGCACTGCAGTGCGTCTGTAGCACTGTCCTTCTTCATTTTCGAGCGTTGGGAGTGCACCACGTACTGGTACATTTTTGTGTTCTGCAG TGCACTCCCAGCTGTCACCGAAGTGGCATTATTCATCGCTGTGTTTGGGCTGAAAAAGAAACCTTTCTGA